From the Psychrobacter sp. P11F6 genome, the window CTGGATTGGCTATTTTGTTCATGCGCCATTCAGCAGACGAAAAGCAACAAGAAATGGGCAATTTTTTATTCAGACTGCTCGAAGCTTGCAACGAAGTCGTCTCTAAAATACTAAACGGCATTCTATTATATGCACCGATTGGCGTATTGGGCATCACTGCTAATACCTTTGGTACACAAGGATTGGATGTTGTTATTGCGCTAGGAAAATTCATTGGTACATCATACCTTGGCGTCATCATACTGGTGGGTGTTGTGTTCCCAATCATGTTGAAACTGTTTGGCGTAAAAGTCATTCAATTCTATAAAAACATCAAAGAAGCGGCCTTTACTTCATTTGTGACCAGCAGTAGTCTGAGCACGCTACCTATTACCATTAAATGTGCAGAAAAAGCAGGTATTGGTGAGCGTGTCGCCAAGCTGACATTGCCTATTGGCGCAACCGTAAATATGAATGGGACGGCATTACGTTTCGGTGTCGCTGTCATCTTTGCAGCAGAAATCATGGGGATGTCGCTATCGGTACCTGAATTGGCCACTATTGTCATCATTGGCACCATGGCCGCGATTGGTACGGCTGGTGTCCCAGGTGCTGGATTAATCGGTATGTCTATTGTCTTTACCCAAGCAGGACTGCCCATCGAAATCGTTGCACTCACTGCAGGTATCAATATCTTGGTCGATATGATCTTCACCTTTGGCAATGTCGTTGGTGACTTAGTGGGTGCCAAAATAGTAGATCAGACTGAGAAAAAAAGTAACTTTGGAAACTTAACTGATGCTAATTTGGGACATCAAAATGAGATGCAAAAAGTGATCGCTATTGAATAAATTTTAACTAGAAAAATTAATAATATCTGAATATATTCTAGGATTACTCACATGAGTATTATGCACATCACATAACACTCATGTCGATATTGCCGTTTGCCTATAACGCCGCTTAGAGTGTCTCAAGTTTGCAACATATCAACGCACCTTAAATAAACGGAGTAGTCGCAATAGGACTGCAAACTCAAGGTTGTATGTATAAGGTGTTTGAAAGGCACTAACATTAATTAATGAAGATATTATAGGGTCTGTTGAACATTCAAACATTAGGGCTGATGATCGCTAAAATTACACCAAATTAGGCGCAAGCCGACTATGTCGAGACCTTAGCTAGGCTTACAACAACGTTTGGGGAGATTCTAGCATCAGCCTTTCATGGCAGTACTAATTATAACCATCCTCTTATACTTTTAGTACGAAAAGACCTTTGGATCTTTAGATTTCATAGCTTAGAGTATTTTATCGATTTCATGTTTTTATCTAGGTAAGCTTCTTAATATTGGAGTTTCCTCTATTAATGTTCCATGTCCTCAATCAACACCATAATCTTTAAGTAAATATCTAAAAACTGGTTTTTTCCGCTATCCAAAACTCACTACTAACCATCGTTCTAGCCGTTGTATTGGTTCACGTAACGCAGTTGAATACGTTGCCATACCACCACTTAATCCCATCAGGCAGCCTAATCCAGTATCAGTCAAATGCGCTTGGATAACCGCTTTAT encodes:
- a CDS encoding dicarboxylate/amino acid:cation symporter, coding for MGIIWRWYTSMSFMVKMTGGFLIGIFLALVLGEHSSFLSPLGTLFLNLLKMVVIPLVLFSLMVAVNHSNPKELGRIGLKIFPFYIVSTGIAVVVGIILAKMTNPGAGFSLPTAVTMDAPARPSFIDTLLNMVPSNIFHAFAQGDILAVVFVAVISGLAILFMRHSADEKQQEMGNFLFRLLEACNEVVSKILNGILLYAPIGVLGITANTFGTQGLDVVIALGKFIGTSYLGVIILVGVVFPIMLKLFGVKVIQFYKNIKEAAFTSFVTSSSLSTLPITIKCAEKAGIGERVAKLTLPIGATVNMNGTALRFGVAVIFAAEIMGMSLSVPELATIVIIGTMAAIGTAGVPGAGLIGMSIVFTQAGLPIEIVALTAGINILVDMIFTFGNVVGDLVGAKIVDQTEKKSNFGNLTDANLGHQNEMQKVIAIE